DNA sequence from the Augochlora pura isolate Apur16 unplaced genomic scaffold, APUR_v2.2.1 APUR_unplaced_8999, whole genome shotgun sequence genome:
attatattattttctacgaaagAGCCTTATTTTCCGCAACTTTAAAACGAGAAATGTGAAAGAGACTCGCACTGGTTTCCACGCTCACCGCTTGTCGCGCCTATGACGATCAATATCGTTCGCaggagaaacaatttcatagtCTATAAATGCGGAATGCCTGGAACTAAATGAAACCGCAAGTGGCGAAACTTCTTCTATAAAAGATGCCTATCTTACCCGATCGTGGAACCGTATCCGGACGTTTAACATCCGATCGGTCTACCGCGTCGTTACGTTCATAAATTATCGTGCGGTTTTTAAGAGAAACGTTAAACCGGCCCGGGAGTTTTAAGGAGTGGAATCCTCGGGAAGGGATAATCTATAAAAGGCGGCTCGGTGATCGCTCCCGGCCGATTCACGATTCCGGCATCACTTTTATATGCAGCACATCCGAAAGTGATGGCCTACGTGATGCAGGGCGGATTGCAGTCGTTACAGGAGGCGGTGCACTATTCTGTGCCGGTAGTCGCCATCCCCTTTTTCGGGGATCAACTTTTCAACGCACGTAAAATCCTGGACGCCGGTATCGGACTTACATTGGACATCGATACGATCACCGAGGAGTCGATCGCCCGGACTCTCGCCGacgttatagaaaataaaacgtgAGTAAACCGTCCGGTCCAACGTCTGCGGATCGATCGCACGCGGATCGGTTGATTCGACGTCAAACATTTCGAAACGGTTGCGCCGTCCCGCGTCTCGGCACCGTTATTTAAATCTGCTACGATATTCCATCTCGGGCTCATTTTTGTTGCATGCGGAAAGATTCTTTTTCGATACGACCGTGGCACGGCGTTTTCTTCGAAAAACTTCTCCGCGCTCTCGAAATAAACCGCGGCGTAACCGGCTCGTCGCGAACGAATTCGTGATACGCGGACTTTTATTGCCGCGGGGGATGCTAAGATGATGCGACAGAGAATGATTGCAGGTACTACaacaacattaaaattatgtcaGAGATCGTGAAAGACGAATTAGTGAAACCGTTGGACAGAGCTGTTTGGAGCATCGAGCATGTGATCAAATTTCCGAATTGGGGGCACATGCGTTACCACGGGCACGATATTTCGTTGGTCGATTACTATGGAACTATCATGTTCTTAATTACGCTGGTAATATTACCAATATCATGGGCATGCTGGCGAATATTTTGCAAGCGGAGGAAATCCGTATTGGATTATCTTCGAGATTATAATCCGAAATCGAAATGTGAATAGTTGTATTGAATAACTTGTTTAATACTGACAGTATAAAACCGTGTCATGGAAAAGaactatagaatttttttaattaatataactacATAATACACGCTCCTTTCCCATCCCTTcctatttcattaaatatttgttaaagatCCGATAGCTCTTACTCTAAGGAAAATACGAGTGCAGAAAATGGCATGAAATTTGCTAgtttagaaattaaacaaatatatttgatttttataaagataCCGAGATGTTCAGCGAAATTTTCTGCAttcatacatataaaaaacataaagaaaaatgcattattaattaattgcagaTGATTCATACCGTTTTCCTCGTAAGAGGCTGTGTTAGAAACGGCACGAATCATTTACtgctgaaaatataaaaatagcgcCATTACACGTAGTGGCagaacgctcaaactgttcaACAAGttagttttattttcgtaCGCTAGGTGGCGGCGCCTACAGAttttacttataatttaaGACTAGCGCCAGTAGACGTAATGGCAAAACGATTAACTGTTCGCTGAAATGATCTACAGAAGATAATTCGCAATCTTCCGTAGATGACTCAACGAGGCTAAACCTatgaagatttttttataaatgaactatatgatttaaatattcctacacaatacttataatttaattaagtatttaatatgaaattaacaagctaataaataaattatttctgtttggtATATACTAAACAGGAATAATTGACCAATGGTCAACTGACTAAAATCAACTGGTCAATTTAACCAGGGATATTAACcagaaatattaacaagaaatattaacaataaatattagctaataatatatgtacataatcaggagtattttctttcaatattattgacCACGAGGGCAGCACTGTTCAGCTGTAAATCCTGAGTCAGTCAGCCCACAATAATCCTCCGCATTCTCTCGCGCGTATATGGTAACTTAGACAATTGTATTCTATGGTGCATCATAACCTATTCCTAGTCACATGTACCACTAATGtaatttacattgaaattcaaataatgtagaacaaaaaatattacattagcaattgaaaaaatgatttatacgAACAGAGAacgagaataaaattgtatttaatggAAACTGTTCGCATTccgaacattaatttttatgaatgtaaataaaagatgCTAGTTTTGATAATCCGTCTGTTTAGTAGTAATAGATAATTTGTACAttatcatttgtatattataaccCCCGTATGCGGTATTATTTTGACGATTTTATACTTGCGAAGAACAGTTAGTGACAATGAATAATCAATGGAAAAGATATCTGTTTTGGTTTGCTCATGAACATGTTGATTTTCGAGCACCGGTAAGTGATTATTCTACTcgactttaatttattacaattttttactgtctgttttttttttcttttatatttaggAAATAGAATCTATTCTTAATATGTTTAACATAAGTACCAGCAATCATCCTAACTGGAGTGAACATGTAAGAAATCAATATTGTTGCTATATTTTCCACATTATTTGTTTAGTTTAAATTTGAGTATATTTAGTTGATGACATGCGTAGAGAGCATTTGTTTTATCGCAAGTTATTCTGATTGTAGCCTTATTGGATTGTTAATCTACCATCGGAAGATGTTGCGTCTAAAATTGCAAGCAGATCAGTCTGTATGCGATCCTGTATAGAATTATGGGCAAATGGTAAACATTATGAAGATCTccataataaattgaagaagtATCCTAtctcagaaattaaaaattatgttggACCTCAGAAATCATTTAAAGTAATAGTTGAAACATTTTGTAAACACTTTTCACAAAGGGAAAAAGTGAACAAAATTGAAGTATgtgaatagaattatattaaatagactACTACAAATGTAGtagaagatttaatattatattaaagtctTTCAGTTATTTACCATTTGAAGGACcagtgaaattaaatgatcCAGACACAACTTTatgttatatagaattttatggtCTAGACCCTAATAACATTCCTGATAAAccttatgaattattttttggaCGATGggtaagtaattttatatttcattattgtattaGTTTCTGTTGTTTGTAAGCTATGCCTTTTTAGATTTCTAGTGGACAAAGAGACTTGATTCAAAAATTATCCTTGAAAACCAGAAAATTTATAGGCAATACATCTATGGATCCTCAATTGTCGTTAATAATGGCAAATCAAGCTCAAGTTCAGAAAGGGGATCTTGTTCTTGATCCATTTGTTGGAACTGGTTCTTTATTAGTTGCGGCTTCTCATTTTGGAGGATATACATTGGGGACAgatatagattttttaatgctGCATGGTCGAACAAGGCCTAGTAGAAAAATGCAAAAGGTATTCAATTGACCTGTTTTTTTATGTTATCAAATTATACTGACTGAAGCTAATTTTAGATTAGAGAAGAAGATGAGAGTATTGCAGCAAATATGGAACAGTATGGAACCAGTTCATATTACGTAGATGCTGTTGTATCAGACTTCTCTGTTCCTCTATGGCGTTCAGATATGATTGTAGATGCTATAATTACTGACCGTTAGTATAAttcctattattaaattatatttctcataCCATTCCGAATaatcgttttataatttcttatagcACCTTATGGTATAAGAGAAGCAACAGAAAAGATAGgtacaacaaaattaaatccaGTGATAGAAGAGCACCAAGCATCTTCTCATATTCCTTCAAAAATTGGTTATCGTCTACCTCAGATCTATAAAGATCTGTTAAGATTCTCTGCCAAACATCTCAGAATGAAAGGCAGACTAGTATGTTGGTTTCCTTTATTTAGGTAAGGCATAGTAATTCTTAATTGTTGAAATACGTATGGTGTATCTCGATTTCCTTCCAGGCtcattaaaaacaatgttatATCTTTCAGAGACCAATATTCGGAAGATCACTTGCCGACTCATCCATGTTTAGAATTAATAGCCAATTCTGAACAAGTACTTAGCAATTATACCAGTCGCAGATTATTAACTtacgaaaaaataaaggatCCCAAGGTATGGACAAACCAACTTTATCATATGACTGTGAAagtaatatttcgttttttcttttctaggaatctgatgaaataaattgcacgaatttaattgatttccgGGAAAAGTATTTCGCGTTACGAAATGAGAGCAGGAAAGAGAAACGATTAAAGAAAGCTACAGAAAAGgcaaaaaaaagagaattatgggaacagaataataaagaaaattcaaacagatgactttgtaattttatgtgtaataaacatttattgttCTCTTCAAATTCAGTATTTGAGAGTATAACTTATTTGAATTGTTGCCTTTTACGTTGATGTATGCAATGTAGAGAATCATACAAGACGTGCAGGAATGTGTAATAGATTCGATAACGACGAGATGaatctgaataaaaaataatagaagtcTTGGTATCTTGAGCTGATCATTAATgattctattacattatagCTGTTACAAAGTTATaaagttttctattttatgatCTAATACTGCTTCCTACAATAGTATATATTTCCGACTGGTTTTTATCAATTGTTTAATCGATaagttatactatattttgcaTAGCAAACATCTCAATACATTTGTTTTAGTTTGCTCCATCAGTCACGGGATGATTATGTAGACATTCGTAAATTAATCACAATAAATTGCattcgtatataaattgtaaggAATGAATGGTACATTTAcatatgttacaatatttaaacatatacatacatataaatttgCATATCTAAACATCAAGTTGCAATTGTCCTAGTAATCCCTCCACTGTTTTAATTTGATCATCTGAAACTTTTGATTGATATTGCTTCTCGATTTGATTAGCCGCCCACTCGCTTAACTTTATAGCATCCTTTTTCTTTGAAGAAGGGCATTTAGGCGAAGtagcaatattatttgttgcctggaaatatattgtaaataattgattaagaagaattaaattatgtatcaAAATTTCAACTATTTCCTTCTTACCAGTAGTAGACCATACAGAGCTCGAATGTTATTTGGATTTAGTTTTGCAGCCTGGCAAAAATAGGCTTTAGCTAATTCCATGTTATCGAATCCACCCTTGAAGATACacaaattgttacaaataaattaaaaaaaatgcagaTCGAAAATGAATTAGAACTTCTATTACctgagaatattttatttccgcaTATCTCTGATAGATTAAATGACTGTGTGGATTATGCAGTATAAGTTCTTCCATACAAAATGCAGCTTTAGAATATTCTTGTTCTTGTAAATACAAATCGCACAGCTCATGCCATGCTTCCTGATCACTCATAAATctataaatgataaaacattCATAATCA
Encoded proteins:
- the LOC144478196 gene encoding tRNA (guanine(10)-N(2))-methyltransferase TRMT11, with protein sequence MNNQWKRYLFWFAHEHVDFRAPEIESILNMFNISTSNHPNWSEHPYWIVNLPSEDVASKIASRSVCMRSCIELWANGKHYEDLHNKLKKYPISEIKNYVGPQKSFKVIVETFCKHFSQREKVNKIESFSYLPFEGPVKLNDPDTTLCYIEFYGLDPNNIPDKPYELFFGRWISSGQRDLIQKLSLKTRKFIGNTSMDPQLSLIMANQAQVQKGDLVLDPFVGTGSLLVAASHFGGYTLGTDIDFLMLHGRTRPSRKMQKIREEDESIAANMEQYGTSSYYVDAVVSDFSVPLWRSDMIVDAIITDPPYGIREATEKIGTTKLNPVIEEHQASSHIPSKIGYRLPQIYKDLLRFSAKHLRMKGRLVCWFPLFRDQYSEDHLPTHPCLELIANSEQVLSNYTSRRLLTYEKIKDPKESDEINCTNLIDFREKYFALRNESRKEKRLKKATEKAKKRELWEQNNKENSNR